A window of Ignavibacteriota bacterium contains these coding sequences:
- a CDS encoding RNA methyltransferase has translation MRKLTHSEISQHRYSPEQLKTMPRLPIYVLLDNIRSLYNVGSVFRTSDGARIEKLFLTGYTPYPPRKEIDKTALGATNTVPWEYYKDPVEPLQLLKSQGIRICTLEHTDKSIPYFSLTKEHFPLCLIVGNEITGVRKEIIAESDFSVDIPMFGMKQSLNAAVAYGIAVFEFVKILRNS, from the coding sequence ATGCGAAAACTCACCCACTCCGAAATCTCCCAACATCGTTACTCGCCCGAACAATTGAAGACAATGCCACGGCTTCCTATTTATGTACTGCTCGATAATATTCGAAGTTTATACAATGTCGGCTCGGTTTTCCGTACTTCTGACGGAGCAAGAATAGAAAAATTGTTCTTAACGGGCTATACGCCCTACCCTCCACGAAAAGAAATTGACAAAACTGCTTTGGGAGCAACCAATACTGTCCCTTGGGAATATTACAAAGACCCGGTTGAGCCGCTACAACTTCTCAAGTCTCAGGGAATCCGCATTTGCACACTCGAACATACCGATAAAAGCATCCCCTACTTCTCCCTCACGAAAGAACATTTCCCTCTTTGTTTGATAGTCGGCAATGAAATTACCGGTGTGAGAAAAGAAATCATCGCCGAAAGCGACTTCTCAGTAGATATTCCCATGTTCGGGATGAAACAATCTCTGAACGCCGCAGTTGCCTATGGAATCGCCGTGTTTGAGTTTGTAAAGATACTTAGAAACAGCTGA
- a CDS encoding (d)CMP kinase, with the protein MRKLIIAIDGPAASGKSTTARLVAGKLGYLHIDTGAMYRAMTLKVLEQQLHLDDHETIGQLAHQTEIQLRQQEDGLHIFLDSRDVTERIRSQAVTKAASPVSSIKAVREVMVREQRKMGENGGIVLEGRDIGTVVFPNADLKIFLVAQVNERAKRRQMDLKKTGIEVGLDVLADELTKRDEFDSTRKESPLRKADDAILLDTSSMTIDEQVEFIVTKAKEIINHSSLNS; encoded by the coding sequence TTGAGGAAATTAATCATTGCCATAGATGGTCCGGCGGCGTCGGGGAAAAGTACAACAGCTCGCTTGGTTGCCGGAAAGTTAGGATACTTGCACATTGACACGGGTGCAATGTACCGGGCAATGACGCTCAAAGTTTTAGAGCAACAACTACATTTAGACGACCACGAAACAATCGGTCAGTTAGCGCATCAAACAGAAATACAATTACGTCAGCAAGAAGACGGTTTACACATCTTTCTTGATTCAAGAGATGTGACGGAACGTATTCGCTCTCAGGCAGTAACAAAAGCGGCAAGTCCTGTTAGTAGCATCAAAGCCGTTCGTGAAGTAATGGTTCGAGAGCAACGCAAGATGGGGGAGAACGGCGGAATCGTTCTTGAAGGAAGAGACATCGGCACAGTTGTTTTTCCGAATGCAGATTTGAAAATATTTCTTGTTGCTCAGGTGAATGAACGGGCGAAACGCCGTCAAATGGATTTGAAGAAGACAGGAATTGAAGTCGGGCTTGATGTGTTGGCAGATGAACTGACAAAGCGCGACGAGTTTGATTCAACAAGAAAAGAAAGTCCGTTACGAAAAGCCGACGATGCAATCTTGTTGGACACTTCATCAATGACGATTGATGAACAGGTAGAGTTTATTGTAACGAAAGCAAAAGAAATCATCAACCATAGTTCTTTGAATTCATGA